TGGATTGCATAATTGGCGGGGGCATCGAGTGACTCGGGCTCTGAGAGGGTACGGGATAATATCCTGACATAGGAGACATCTGTTGAAAAACCGGAGATGCGAAATTTTGTTGAGGCTGAATAAAGTGCTGCATGTTTTGTTTTCCCTGTATCATTTGACAAGAGTCATAAGAAGTCATAGTAGAAGTAGAAGGTAATATAGgatcaattttgttttgtactgCTGCcgattgtttatttacatttttaactttGTGAGTACtactcttttttgtttgtttttgtttttgaggTTTCTCACCGCTGATATTTTGATCCTTCGAATTCTTCCTTTTTCGAGTCCCATTTCCATCCTTTTTTGAATTCATACAGTATCACAAGTCAGTTCATTCGtatattcacaaaaataaattctcataatataattttaaagttcatttctataaatttcgttaattttttaacGAGCCAAAAAAATAACGTCCATACTGTTCACACATGCAACAAAgtgtataaacatgataaaaaagatttaaaaaaactgtGCCTCTGTTGCGGAGTGTCCCAAGTAGTACAATGTAACTACTGTAATCATAAGCCtaagtcaacactgaggttgtgaggtCCGAACTCTGCATGCAGGTgcacttgactccaatcttaattgactaggattgtcagttttcctatcgaaagTCAATGGTTTGAATTTCCACTATAAAAGCTGTCAGCCACTAAATAGCTTAAAAGGGGttcttaaaagtggcgttaaaacacaatcaatcagtcaaaatatctgatttttttttctgatatattttttctgtatgtCTTAAAgttggtttccgttctctaacttaaaATAGCCTCAAATTAATCATGCGaatgttatgaaattttaacacaatgctgattgcatgtacatgtactacaaaatacagatcaagttttttttgggggggggttctttttttatgttctagagttatgcccattacaaatggaaaatttgtggatttttttatgaacttgaaagttgtcttttgttatatccacaaaactcagatcaaatacaaatttggGTAGCTAGCTTCATTATTACCGTTTttaagttatgtccctttataactttataggACATACAAGTGGGGCATTATCTGTGACTTTTTCGGTGTCCAATGAACACATTCCCGATTTATTTACAGAATACTTATATAAGGCCATGGAAAATTGATATTTGGTTTCCCCTAACATGGGAAAATTTTAAAGACCCGGCAGGCAGGCTTTTTTTCTTTGTAACCATGCATAATTTTATATCTTCATGTTTTATTTCTACAGCGGAACTTTAATCTTGCATATTTCCAACATTTTTTGTTGtctctgtaatttttttttattttttttttccccaagaaaaattaaatgaccCGGCGGTAAAACAATGACCCTGTCGGGTTAGGGGAAACCATGAATTATTTTTCCATGGTCTAAAGTCCTTGTCTTATGGTAGTATTAAAGTCTTATCTTgttttcaatcaatcaattttgtgTAATCAGCATAAAAGTAATGAGAAATAAAAGAATCTTACCAACTGGTggtattttcataatttatggCGTAAAGCAacagaaatttttatttcaacatgaGTGATTCAATGTAGGACAAATTTTTTTCATTGCTAGGTGAAAGGGTTGTTAAGTGTTACCCTTGGATTACAGCACGCTTGAGTATGGGTGTGCATGTTCTTTGACGcattcttcctttttttttacttgtagatattaacaaaattcataattacattacaaatgatttataaaaatcttgaccttaaagtaaaacaaataagaaaagatatttttagttttctcaattcTAAGACTTGcctttatgatttatttatacatgAACATAAAAATACCAGGATATATAAGACCAAATATGTgtatgtaacaaaaatgaagatGCATTTCAAACTATAATGAATGTGATAGTTCTCCTCCCAAAATTTTTGTAAGATTTGCCATTGCAGTTGCATGAGGTTTATGGCATTTGTAGAGTTGATGGTAGTCACCAATGTCAAACCTTGCATCTCTTGATTGAACCATTTCTgggttatgtacatgtatgtcaattaaataaaatgttctaGTTCTGATATGTATGAGATATCTGTCACTGGACATTATCCAAATATCATCCTCATCATCCTATCATATGTTACTTACATAGATGCCAACCATTTTGATTTTTGCGTAGTTTTTCCGATTTTGCCATAAAAACTACGCTATTACGGTCAAAGTCGAATAGTTACGGATTACCAATCATCGccgttcaattttgtaaaacatggatttttatcattacttttccGTCCTGGTCCGGTATTTAGAAAACACCAATGTAATGCTTCCGGTTTCTCTGGAGTTATCAACCTATTGTTGAGTAACTAACTGACTTCCAAAGAGGCAAACTTGCATTTATGAAGTAGCTTTCCCCCTTTCTCTGCTTCTCCTTGACAAAACGAAAATGTATGAGTCGAGAACATCTGAACAATAAATGAATGGAATACATACTACAGACAACATGTTAAACGACAAATTTCATGCACATCTCTTTGCAACCACTTGTCAGTAATTCTTATTGGTAAATGCACATTTATGaatgattactgaaaacttttcaaaaatacggaaaatttgatagtttgttactgattgtgtcaaaagggggttggcatctatgtacttaatcaaaactataatttttccaagaaaattaacaaaaataattcagTAACTCgactttattataattttaattttcctataaaTTTAGCTCTGACATctcataattaaataattaaattattcaaaattggaataTAGCATTAAattctaataatttattttttaggtGGAAAACATATTGGAACAGAGAGAGGTTGATGGACAACTGCAGTTTTTTGTCAAATGGAAGAATTTCAATGAAGACTGGAATACATGGGAACCAGTAGACAATTTGTTGGATTGTTTTAACTTAATCCTTGAATTTCAGGAAAAGCATCATGATACTaccaaaacaaatgttgaaaagTCAAAACTTGCTAGAAAAGAGGCATTAAAGATTGTGAAGAAAGCTAAGAGATTGAATTCTGGAAGTGATAATATCAAGAAAGCTTTACTGAAGCATGCAGCTATTGTAAACAATGAAGATGTAAGCCTTAACCTATCAGTGGACACAAGTGTGCTTACATCTACACCATTTAAGAAGTCACCAAAATCACCTAAATCACCAAAATCACCAACACAATCACCAAAATGTTCACCTCAACCCAGAAAGTTGGAAGAAGGGGTATCTACACCTATTACTACAACCAAAAGGACTCCAAAGAAACCATCAAAACTGGAAGAATATTTTGATCcatcaaaaatgtttattaaaagtTCTAGTAAAATATTGTCAAATGGTGTTCAGAGTTCAAAGGTTAACTCTCCAAGTGTTTTAAGAACTTTACTTACCACTAGCCTCCCTATTCCtacaaaacaaagtaaaattaaCAGTCCTTGTATGCATGCTAGTGTAAAACTTAAGAAATGCACAGTGAGTTCAGTGACATTAAACAGCAGCAAAACCACAGATGCGTTGCAAAGTGACAAAGAAAGTGAACAAATAATTCAGAATAAATCTGATAGCTCTCAGAAtgctacaaaaataaaaagaaaatacaccaAAAGGTCTGATCAGGAATTACTGGGaggaaataaaaagaaaacctCTAAAGTTGGAACCAAAGTTAAGAGTACAAGTTTGAAGAATAATCTTAAGAAATCACTAGGAGGTAAAACTATAAAGACATctgataaaaactttaaaatgaagaaaactgGGAATTTGTTGGTAGTTAAAATGAGACCAGCTATTAAGAAGGAAAAGAAAAACGAATTAAGTGCATCAAGTCAGAGTGAGTGTTCTGAACCTGAAACAAAAGACATAACTTTACAAGATATTAATAACAGTGCAGCACAGGAAAAGGTCCATACAGAGAATCAGGCTTCTCAAGGAGAGAAGAAaattgtgaagaaaaaaattgtatcattgaaaataaagaaagaaaagttAAACAAAGAAGGcaaaaagaaagagaaaaaaatcaaaacaaaagatCCGACAGatgggaaaaaaataaagaaacaaaacatgaatgaagggaaaaaagtgaaagtgaaaaagaaaaacaatgaagaaggaaagaaagaaataaaagtaaaaggaGTAAAGAGAAAGCTGGAAGATTGTATTGAAATCATTGACACTGAGTCTGATGATGATGTACAAGTCAAATTCTCTTTATCTCCAAAATCTAAGAAAGCTAAAACTGATAATTCACCAAAAAGACCTGAAAATGAGAAAAAGATGGAGAGTCCTAGcaagataataaaagagatggGTAAAAAGACTCTGCAGGTGAAAGTTCGTCCAATGGAGACGTCATCATCTCATATGAAGAAGATGAGATTGATTGATGCAGTAAAACCTCACACGGGAGCCTCTAAATCAGGTACAGTAAAACCTCACACGGGAGCCTCTAAATCAGGTACAGTAAAACCTCACACGGGAGCCTCTAAATCAGGTACAGTAAAACCTGACACGGGAGCCTCGAAATCAGGTACAGTAAAACCTCACACGGGAGCCTCGAAATCAGGTACAGTAAAACCTCACCCAGGAGCCTCAAAATCAGGTATAGTAAAACCTCACCCAGGAGCCTCAAAATCAGGTACAGTAAAAACTCGCCCTGGAGTCTAAAAATCAGGTACAGTAAAACCTCACCCTGGAGCCTCAAAATCAGGTACAGTAAAAACTTGCCCTGGAGTCTTAATATCAGGTACAGTAAAACTTCACCCTGGACCCTCAAAATCAGGTACAGTAAAACCTCACCCTTTAGTCTCAAAATCAGGTACAGTAAAACCTCACCCTGGAGTCTCAAAATCAGGTATAGTAAAACCTCACCCTGGAGTCTCAAAATCCGGTACAGTAAAACCTCACCCTGGAGTCTCAAAATCCGGTACATTAAAACCTCACCCTGGAGTTTCAAAGCCAGGTACAGTAAAACCTCACCCTGTAGTCTCAAAATCAGGTATAGTAAAACCTCACCCTGGAGTCTCAAAATCAGGTACAGTAAAACCTCACTCTGGACCCTCAAAATAAGGTACAGTAAAACCTCGCCCTGTAGTCTCAAAATCAGGTACAGTAAAACCTCACCCTGGAGTCTCAAAATGAGGTTCAGTAAAACCTCACCCTGGAGTCTCAAAGCCAGGTACAGTAAAACCTCACGGACACAATTGAGTCTCAAAATCATGTACAACACTATTTTTATATC
This is a stretch of genomic DNA from Mytilus trossulus isolate FHL-02 chromosome 6, PNRI_Mtr1.1.1.hap1, whole genome shotgun sequence. It encodes these proteins:
- the LOC134720583 gene encoding uncharacterized protein LOC134720583, which codes for MRHLSTINPMAENEVYEVENILEQREVDGQLQFFVKWKNFNEDWNTWEPVDNLLDCFNLILEFQEKHHDTTKTNVEKSKLARKEALKIVKKAKRLNSGSDNIKKALLKHAAIVNNEDVSLNLSVDTSVLTSTPFKKSPKSPKSPKSPTQSPKCSPQPRKLEEGVSTPITTTKRTPKKPSKLEEYFDPSKMFIKSSSKILSNGVQSSKVNSPSVLRTLLTTSLPIPTKQSKINSPCMHASVKLKKCTVSSVTLNSSKTTDALQSDKESEQIIQNKSDSSQNATKIKRKYTKRSDQELLGGNKKKTSKVGTKVKSTSLKNNLKKSLGGKTIKTSDKNFKMKKTGNLLVVKMRPAIKKEKKNELSASSQSECSEPETKDITLQDINNSAAQEKVHTENQASQGEKKIVKKKIVSLKIKKEKLNKEGKKKEKKIKTKDPTDGKKIKKQNMNEGKKVKVKKKNNEEGKKEIKVKGVKRKLEDCIEIIDTESDDDVQVKFSLSPKSKKAKTDNSPKRPENEKKMESPSKIIKEMGKKTLQVKVRPMETSSSHMKKMRLIDAVKPHTGASKSAIVRPVSPTPVFTSVKPIMSTTHARPMVAMDALCADVPAGYHYVPAMIPISPSSMSYKMLLDSLPFQFHTKKASKKREEEMVREDDVERRMSVRQSECAYRYKEIVVKKCNRYTQIWLNTHSKLKNCLNPQVIQEVVSALNSAKYDDSNLVMFSGLGNVFCSGIDLTYLISNSMDRKMAARKMVDALRDFMKALITFPKPLIAVVTGAAIGLGMTMLPLCDIVYASDKASFHLPYSQLSQTPEGCASFLLPTTVGMAMANELLIGGRKITAIEACQLGLVSQVFWPTSIMQEVIPRIENMALQSGKALETTKLLIRSHQRTKIELTNESECNLLLERWPSTECQKAIENYLNNDNNFCI